The DNA region GATGGGGTGACCGTGTCACCCGCACATCGACGCGCGTCAACGGAGAGAACCAAAACCTGGTTGCCAAACCTACGCGCGATCTCGGAGATAAGCTCCGGTCGCGCGATTGCAGCCGTATTCACGCCTACCTTGTCCGCTCCCGCTCGGAGGAGAATGTCAACGTCGTCGGTGGAACGCACCCCTCCACCAACAGTCAGGGGGACAAAGACCTGCTCGGCGGTGCGCCTCACCACGTCGAGCATCGTGGCTCGGCCCGCGGAAGACGCGGTCACATCGAGGAACGTCACCTCGTCTGCACCCTCCGCGCCATAACGCGCCGCCAACTCGACGGGGTCACCCGCGTCACGAAGGTTCGCGAAGTTGACGCCCTTGACAACGCGCCCCGCATCGACGTCGAGACAAGGAATGACCCTGATCGCTACGCCCACTACGAGTCCTCGTTGTAGACGGCGAGGATATCGATCACATAGACGAGCGTACCTTCGCCCGGGTATCCCGCTGACTCCGGGACGATGAGCATCACGCGCGAGCCCACGGTCTGATCGATCAGGCCCTCATCCCACGCTTGCAGCGCCTTTCCCACACCGATTTGCCCCTCGAACGGCGCCTGCTCAGGGGGCCAGGTCGACTGCTGGACGTCCCCCGCCTTCCAGGACTTACCGCCCTTCGAGCCGTCGGCGGTGTAGACCGCCTTGAACTGCGCGACGATGAACGAACCCTTCTTGACCTGGGTGCCATCTCCCCGAATCAACGTGGAGATCGACAGCTCCACGGGAAGGGCCTTGTTGGGGTCGAGCGTGATGTTCGGTTCACCCGTCGACTGCGAGGTCACCTGGGGGAAGTCGGGACTCACCGGGAGTTTCTCCCCCGTCGCCTCGTCGGACAGCACATCGATCACAATCACGATCGCCGGTTCACCCGTGAATTCTCCCTGAGGAGGCGCAATCGATAGGACCCGCGTGCCCACTCGCGCGGTGAGGAGGATGTTGTACAGGTCGTTGCCAAGGAGTTCTGGAGCCAACAGATACGACTGTGGGAGGCGATCGAACGTGTTCTTGAGCACTTCGTGAGTATTGAGAGATTCCACGAACACGTTGAGTAAGAGCGGCTGTCCATCCTTGAGCGTCGCGCCCTTGCCCTGCCACACCACCTTGGACTGTGACTTCGGGAATTTGAGGCCCGCGGGCCACGTCACCTTGGGCGAGAGGGTCTTGGACACACCCAACGTAATGAGTGAAATGTCGCCGACCGATGGCGAAACGCTCGCGTCCACTCCTGTGCTGCTTGAGCAGCCCGAGAGTAAGAGCGCTGCAGCCATCAAGGCAACGACCACACGACGCATGTTTTCCTCCAAGGGCAGGCGCACCATTCTAGGGGCGCTCGCTAGCCGTCGAGCGCCGCCAAGAGAACGTCGACCCGTTCGTCTACGTTCCGAAACGGGTCCTTCAGCAGCACTGTGCGCGGATCGGTTCCGGAGATTTTGAGGTGAACCCAGTCAACCGTGTAATCGTGTCCCGACGCGAGAGCGGCCGTGACGAAGCGACCGCGGAGAGCCGCGCGCGTCGTGGCTGGCGGCTGCGTCTGGGCGTTGAGGATGTCCT from Demequina lutea includes:
- a CDS encoding FKBP-type peptidyl-prolyl cis-trans isomerase, with translation MSKTLSPKVTWPAGLKFPKSQSKVVWQGKGATLKDGQPLLLNVFVESLNTHEVLKNTFDRLPQSYLLAPELLGNDLYNILLTARVGTRVLSIAPPQGEFTGEPAIVIVIDVLSDEATGEKLPVSPDFPQVTSQSTGEPNITLDPNKALPVELSISTLIRGDGTQVKKGSFIVAQFKAVYTADGSKGGKSWKAGDVQQSTWPPEQAPFEGQIGVGKALQAWDEGLIDQTVGSRVMLIVPESAGYPGEGTLVYVIDILAVYNEDS
- the hisF gene encoding imidazole glycerol phosphate synthase subunit HisF; this encodes MGVAIRVIPCLDVDAGRVVKGVNFANLRDAGDPVELAARYGAEGADEVTFLDVTASSAGRATMLDVVRRTAEQVFVPLTVGGGVRSTDDVDILLRAGADKVGVNTAAIARPELISEIARRFGNQVLVLSVDARRCAGDTVTPSGYEVTTHGGRRGTGIDAVEWARQGAEWGAGEILLNSMDADGTTDGFDIQIIKEVRDVVSVPLIASGGAGRPEDFIAAAHAGADAVLAASVFHFGTLSIGQVKEAMRSAGIAVR